A portion of the Halalkalicoccus subterraneus genome contains these proteins:
- a CDS encoding Gfo/Idh/MocA family protein, protein MNDPRDVSVGIIGLGNIGRYHADRLRNAGVEIVGGMDVLPEARERFERDYGVATYEDHEEVYSIADAIVVTTPNKFHEEYAVGALEADLDVLLEKPLAHSVESAERIAVAERGSEGFCMVGFHNRYLPPIEVLTTERDRGRFGDLTHIDANYVRRRGIPGRGSWFTSREIAGGGALIDIGVHALDLALYMLDFPEIAEVSGVARSEFGTREDYTYLQMWGDDTGHERFDVEDSVSAFIRCADGQTISLEVAWAANRPTDDEFVIRGTDAGARFDRATGETTLYETSPDGSAHFSDTEIQTRERDAHATEQEVFLQAVAAGTPPGQNTVEQALTVQRVIDAIYRSSEEGRSIRFTEQPIVAE, encoded by the coding sequence ATGAACGATCCAAGGGACGTATCGGTGGGGATCATCGGACTCGGCAACATCGGTCGCTACCACGCCGACCGGTTGCGAAACGCGGGGGTGGAGATCGTCGGCGGGATGGACGTCCTGCCCGAAGCCCGCGAGCGCTTCGAGCGCGATTACGGCGTGGCGACCTACGAGGACCACGAGGAGGTCTACTCGATCGCCGACGCCATCGTCGTCACCACACCCAACAAATTCCACGAGGAGTACGCGGTCGGCGCGCTCGAGGCCGACCTCGACGTGTTGCTCGAAAAACCCCTCGCCCACTCGGTCGAGAGCGCGGAGCGGATCGCGGTCGCCGAACGCGGGTCCGAAGGGTTCTGTATGGTCGGCTTTCACAACCGCTATCTCCCGCCGATCGAGGTGCTGACGACCGAGCGCGACCGGGGTCGATTTGGGGATCTCACACATATCGACGCGAACTACGTCCGCAGACGCGGGATCCCCGGTCGTGGCTCGTGGTTCACCTCCCGCGAGATCGCCGGCGGGGGCGCGCTGATAGACATCGGCGTCCACGCGCTGGATCTGGCACTGTACATGCTCGACTTCCCCGAGATCGCGGAGGTCTCGGGCGTCGCACGCTCGGAGTTCGGCACCCGCGAGGACTATACCTACCTCCAGATGTGGGGCGACGACACGGGTCACGAGCGCTTCGACGTCGAGGACTCGGTCAGCGCGTTCATCCGCTGTGCGGACGGCCAGACCATCTCGCTCGAGGTCGCCTGGGCGGCGAACCGACCCACCGACGACGAGTTCGTCATCCGGGGAACCGACGCCGGGGCACGCTTCGACCGCGCTACCGGCGAGACGACGCTCTACGAGACGAGTCCCGACGGCTCGGCTCACTTCAGCGATACGGAGATCCAGACCCGCGAGCGCGACGCCCACGCCACCGAACAGGAGGTCTTCTTGCAGGCGGTCGCCGCGGGCACGCCCCCGGGTCAGAACACGGTCGAGCAGGCGTTGACCGTCCAGCGAGTCATCGACGCGATCTATCGCTCCAGCGAGGAGGGACGCTCGATCAGGTTCACCGAACAGCCGATCGTGGCCGAATAA